A genome region from Leptospiraceae bacterium includes the following:
- a CDS encoding guanylate cyclase — translation MKYLALLLFFLLTLFQCSQPANQKKPPIAIKGLLDLRPSAALGNQGWNFEKDGMVSLDGEWEFYWKEFLEPMPVGVGDAYMHHLHLQDKINYISVPNSWNGHNVSRNGYTPQVIDGDGHATYRLRFFTSQTSGLSMQLPTMGTAYKLFINGKLITTVGQIGITPEESKPDYKVHIVRIPAVTSGEYELVFHISNFNYKQGGIWYPIPIGLDRDIIKEREKNLFVDIFLAGSLLIMGLYHLGLFSVKRKDSSALWFGIICILVSIRTLLTGEFYFYSLFPEFPFDLGIKLEYIGFYLGIPFFILYLREIFPEDSPKLPILAIQISSYLLLIPVIFFPPRIFTHTVLAMELIAVISILFGVYIFIRAISKGREGAKSFLAGSIFLIFAMINDILHTNLIIYTGFYTPTGLFIFIFSQAFLLSARFAKAFTQVEDLSENLERKVIERTEQLNQANKTIEVALQKSDKLLLNILPEEVAEELKEKGLVTPVLFESTSIMFTDFKGFTQIAEGMTPQELIKELDDCFSQFDRITERYNLEKLKTIGDSYMCAGGIPKVNTTHAIDSCLAALEIQSFMNRMKSLKQEINVPYWELRLGIHSGPVMAGVVGEKKFAYDIWGDTVNTASRMESSGTAGRINISYATYELVKDFFDCEYRGEVDAKNKGKVKMYYLNRINRDYAKDEEGLVPNESLRGLGKK, via the coding sequence ATGAAATATCTCGCCCTACTCTTATTCTTTCTACTAACTCTATTCCAATGCTCCCAACCGGCTAATCAAAAGAAACCTCCTATTGCGATAAAAGGATTGCTGGATTTGCGTCCCTCGGCTGCGCTCGGGAACCAAGGATGGAATTTTGAGAAGGATGGCATGGTTAGCCTCGATGGGGAATGGGAATTTTATTGGAAAGAGTTTTTGGAACCGATGCCTGTAGGTGTAGGTGATGCATATATGCATCACCTACACCTACAGGACAAAATAAATTATATTTCCGTTCCAAATTCATGGAATGGTCATAATGTTTCGCGTAATGGTTATACTCCGCAAGTCATTGATGGCGATGGCCATGCTACCTATAGACTACGATTTTTTACTAGTCAAACTTCCGGTTTATCTATGCAACTTCCAACGATGGGAACTGCCTACAAACTTTTCATCAATGGAAAACTAATCACAACTGTGGGTCAAATTGGAATTACCCCCGAAGAATCTAAACCCGACTATAAAGTTCATATTGTGAGAATTCCAGCAGTCACCTCAGGAGAATATGAATTAGTCTTTCATATATCTAACTTTAATTATAAACAAGGCGGGATTTGGTATCCAATTCCAATCGGTCTTGACAGAGATATTATAAAAGAAAGAGAGAAAAATTTATTTGTCGATATATTTCTAGCTGGTTCGCTTTTGATTATGGGGCTTTACCATTTGGGGCTATTTTCTGTTAAACGAAAAGATAGTTCTGCACTCTGGTTTGGGATTATTTGTATTTTAGTTTCTATACGAACTTTGCTTACAGGTGAATTTTATTTTTATAGCCTGTTTCCAGAATTTCCATTTGATCTGGGTATCAAGTTAGAGTATATAGGATTTTACCTTGGAATTCCGTTTTTTATTTTATATCTAAGAGAAATATTTCCCGAGGATTCTCCGAAACTTCCTATCTTAGCTATCCAAATATCCTCTTACTTGTTACTGATACCTGTTATCTTTTTTCCACCTAGAATTTTTACGCACACAGTGTTGGCGATGGAACTAATTGCTGTTATTTCTATACTGTTTGGTGTTTATATATTTATTCGTGCTATTTCAAAAGGACGCGAAGGAGCCAAATCGTTCTTAGCCGGTTCTATATTTTTAATCTTTGCAATGATAAATGACATACTTCATACAAATTTAATTATTTACACAGGATTTTATACTCCTACTGGATTATTTATCTTTATATTTTCACAAGCTTTTCTTCTTTCTGCCCGTTTCGCAAAAGCATTTACGCAAGTAGAAGACCTTTCCGAAAACCTAGAGCGTAAAGTAATAGAACGCACAGAACAATTAAACCAAGCCAATAAAACAATAGAAGTTGCCTTACAAAAATCCGACAAGTTACTCCTGAATATCCTCCCAGAAGAAGTAGCCGAAGAATTAAAAGAAAAGGGACTTGTTACACCCGTACTTTTCGAAAGCACAAGTATTATGTTTACTGACTTCAAAGGTTTCACACAAATAGCCGAAGGTATGACTCCGCAGGAATTAATCAAAGAACTAGACGATTGTTTTTCCCAATTTGATAGAATTACAGAAAGATACAATTTAGAAAAACTTAAAACAATTGGAGACTCGTATATGTGTGCAGGTGGCATACCGAAAGTAAACACTACCCATGCAATTGATTCCTGTCTTGCCGCTCTTGAAATTCAATCCTTTATGAACCGGATGAAGTCTTTAAAGCAAGAAATCAATGTTCCTTACTGGGAGTTACGCCTTGGTATCCACTCAGGTCCTGTCATGGCTGGCGTTGTGGGAGAGAAGAAATTTGCTTACGATATCTGGGGAGATACAGTCAACACAGCTAGCCGTATGGAGTCGAGTGGAACTGCGGGAAGGATTAATATCTCTTATGCGACGTATGAACTTGTAAAGGATTTCTTTGACTGTGA